In the genome of Triticum urartu cultivar G1812 chromosome 5, Tu2.1, whole genome shotgun sequence, one region contains:
- the LOC125555381 gene encoding ethylene-responsive transcription factor RAP2-1-like, whose amino-acid sequence MPPRHRGSSGYRGFLECPGGSYYTEIRSGNVQLVLGTFATAHEAARAYDAVAWRLERPPSQMNFRDVFTHEQAQAVAPPPRLITDQDRAEHGRRQHRLLIAEEDERAMEEWRRRHPEDIAAERAYWAERTAKRRAERADRRRRKALAISQCDIV is encoded by the coding sequence ATGCCACCGCGCCACCGGGGATCGTCTGGCTACCGCGGCTTCCTCGAGTGCCCCGGCGGCAGCTACTACACCGAGATCCGGTCCGGCAATGTCCAGCTCGTCCTCGGCACGTTCGCGACCGCGCATGAGGCCGCCCGCGCGTACGATGCGGTGGCGTGGCGCCTAGAGAGGCCTCCGTCGCAGATGAACTTCCGTGACGTCTTCACGCACGAGCAGGCGCAGGCCGTCGCCCCTCCACCTCGTCTTATCACGGATCAGGACCGTGCGGAGCACGGTCGGCGGCAGCACCGCCTCCTCATCGCCGAGGAGGATGAGCGAGCCATGGAGGAGTGGCGCCGGCGCCACCCGGAGGACATCGCCGCCGAGCGCGCCTACTGGGCGGAAAGGACGGCAAAGCGTCGGGCAGAGCGGGCGGACAGGCGTCGGCGGAAGGCACTGGCGATATCACAGTGCGATATCGTTTAA
- the LOC125510490 gene encoding uncharacterized protein LOC125510490, whose protein sequence is MVEKITVNVAPGEVSFHGAAVCSKLSMRNLIGCSLKEVCATKTPKPTRAPKKANAACTPILRNSCAKTGPQEFSNYIRTRYPSISAEKLGILLREQNARGLANITEIRQAFQSNMFTFTDKPMTCIADSCTCCKAHGSKRCILKREDTNTDHVPRIASVDQAQFSTPLVSKIGPRLPAPGNHEGTVSANSSVSRKRDGSLSSSIQSGTTKKICSRDQQVVVAVTPDMSSTYL, encoded by the exons ATGGTTGAGAAAATTACAGTGAATGTTGCCCCGGGCGAAGTTTCCTTTCACGGCGCAGCG GTGTGTAGCAAGCTCTCTATGAGAAACCTAATTGGATGCAGTCTGAAGGAAGTCTGTGCAACAAAAACACCAAAGCCCACGAGAGCGCCAAAAAAGGCAAATGCAGCGTGCACACCAATTCTACGGAATAGCTGTGCCAAAACCGGCCCGCAAGAGTTTTCAAATTATATACGAACACGCTACCCAAGCATA TCAGCGGAGAAACTTGGTATACTTCTTCGGGAGCAGAATGCCCGTGGGCTAGCAAATATTACAGAAATACGTCAAGCGTTCCAGTCCAATATGTTCACTTTCACTGACAAGCCAATGACATGCATAGCAGATAGCTGCACTTGTTGCAAGGCGCATGGAAGCAAAAGGTGCATCTTGAAGAGGGAAGACACGAACACTGACCATGTACCTCGCATTGCATCAGTAGATCAAGCCCAATTCAGCACGCCTTTAGTAAGCAAGATTGGACCCCGATTACCAGCACCAGGAAACCACGAAG GCACCGTGTCGGCAAACAGTTCCGTGTCTAGGAAAAGAGATGGCAGTTTATCTTCAAGCATACAGTCAGGCACAACAAAGAAAATCTGCTCACGTGATCAGCAGGTTGTTGTTGCAGTAACCCCTGATatgtcttcaacgtatctataa